A genome region from Hoplias malabaricus isolate fHopMal1 chromosome 8, fHopMal1.hap1, whole genome shotgun sequence includes the following:
- the golga4 gene encoding golgin subfamily A member 4 isoform X3 yields the protein MFKKLKQRINEEQSPQRSVNQSPQQQQAQVSSGERRGQPPGLHQDAPSTASDRENIKAVGGSTRGSVNGDGAASPLREEAQSLAQKLQQRVSSVESLFRVSGRAEGLFRSGSRESLVRSSSRDSLTQLADSEVTPSYDPPSDIESEAEDSPGSAEALSKEQLIHRLHRLEKSVANYRGKYSELVTAYRSVQRDKEKTQVILSQSQDKALRRIGELREELQMDQQAKKHLQEEFDAALEEKDQMITVLQTQVALMKKRLNGVPGALGEAQSTDGTEINTNPQNSAQGDGTELNEGDSSEPGNTVDMEGLQKRVLRQETLLQRCKELIRTNKERSTQLSSENEALQQQLQERLQELEKMKELHTTEKTKLITQLRDAKNLIEQLEQDKGMVIAETKRQMHETLEMKEEEIAQLRSRIQQAVAQKEEIQEQKEKTEKAAFEELERALGVAQRAEEARRQLQAQMEEQVKQVERASEEERKSLQQELSRVKQEVVTIMKKSSEDRIAEMEQLHSEALASKDKEIRSHINQAVQCREELLQAAQEKEQQASLALEEAELQKAALQAEGEAKAKDLMLELESARTRILELESSLVTYTKEDCTHSDQLSAEIEEEKKFKAEIAALEQKHQQELESMKSELTAVLNQQHSTAVEELMQKNKTEIEAILKEKESEFHAHVEDINQKTQEKLDVKQTEIDTLTLELHELQSIKQQLEEKLLAIEADNSSARQEFEVKLKEEHLTHQAEAEALIHHCEELGGVENNLKEDLNQLRLMLEEKNKELEGHVLREKGLEQYARKAQGDAEAHLKEMEQLRHSAQCEKDSLVEARTCLNILTEELEQSKNQLKELEKLLEASHNDCQQKADCLHQKNAENEDLQQKLQKATNDLSEKEMLHEETCKAMQEELNNLKTQLKQERCSYQTRMDHLKIEMDGKLKSQETKMEKIKHKTKEMQEKFKKKLHDQEEKAKAELAQKVEELLQKDEQVKEKIREMSQASYDSLSSALSDLETNHKMQLNKLQEAQKHEQEILQSVWQERLCQQEEEMQEKHTFTLQEKVQEVDCLSQQLLCSIEEKTQVEQEVNNLREELAMRETTVQKLQAELMEAAVKLENLSEGEDMLKKQVETIEKNLNQALNEKNLFQDQLSKAEEMSKERLQALSEELEDERKKLKVLEASRCKEGEDMQMAFEEKAAELQTREKSFQSQIYAISKKLEQQCQGAQALLNGFSDDLCRKVEAKVNDLQNRVIHNQKQVSHLKNLILAKNDKINNLEKELLQAIKESQNMQSSLDRAVLQLNVNSENLKALQVEKESLQKDATNYSQVLSEKVVCIEKLDEENKNISDKVEANILHISNLEGIIDDLKTQLARSITEKEEAISLLNQQHNEEKQSLKCQMEAALEKAEKEKSLALEQVDTLRNRISELKKKVESKITQNQSMVKSLQGKIEDLERQVAERDEQLQSLTASIDNQSISKSEMDQVLSEKEQKVSALTLELDDCTKRISELEELLEIQTKEKEQLAAELQQHKSMWESQKSELILQLHQAQEQCSERNDLSQKTEEKLHSLEKEFHNTKQQLEIQQGGFDREKAVILKAKDEALKAAEESAGKAAELKKKAEQKIGLIRKQLTSQIEEKEQVVKNLQVQLEDIRQRLSDREKQMISLEENGKIMREAMNNLKDEHTKHLEEVRQDKEIQRENSLQILKDMYEEKLATFHKELSFKDELAAKGKDREEEAHSRLRELQTRLTDSEEQTTIQQSEIKRLHEELLKQTALVQELQSTCFTLQGQIKEKVINVLQGEECSVVQTKTFVEMELLRTLATEENDVNLKPEEWNTVKDLLVKEYELKLQELCRKLEEKEDQLEAQKKIQKGLDEAAVDSPTDGSKGSENDLQRKLNETELEKQKIQRDYAQLQKDLRSLRKEHETELEYLKKEIQEENDKNLKLEMEDMEIKQNSALKQLMREFNTQMALKERELDTSIKETVEKAQSVEAQLMDSHREEVSRLQKMISQKEEDLNRTVQRYEQVIQNREEEMGSRVWEVQKELEELQQRSLSGPQGIEELQVQLAEKTTLLSEAKLKEQEYQDRIHTLEDKIQSGYKNSVVTHLGSTYRETSHYSADPLSEHTEFEYLKKVMFEYMMGRETKTMAKVITSMLKFPPDQAQKVLEREDSRMMPWLR from the exons AtgtttaaaaaactaaaacagagGATAAATGAGGAACAGTCTCCACAAAGGAGCGTGAACCAGTCTCCCCAGCAGCAGCAGGCCCAG GTAAGCTCAGGTGAGAGGCGTGGTCAGCCACCAGGCCTGCACCAAGATGCCCCATCAACTGCCAGTGACAGAGAG AACATTAAGGCTGTGGGTGGCTCTACAAGAGGCAGTGTGAATGGAGATGGAGCTGCTTCTCCTTTG AGAGAGGAGGCACAGTCTCTTGCTCAGAAGCTGCAGCAAAGGGTGTCTTCAGTGGAATCTCTCTTTCGGGTTTCCGGCCGCGCTGAGGGGCTTTTCCGCTCTGGCTCAAGGGAAAGTTTGGTCCGCAGCTCATCCCGGGATTCCCTCACCCAGCTGGCTGACAGTGAGGTCACACCTTCCTATGATCCTCCCTCTGATATTGAGAGTGAAGCTGAAGATTCACCTGGAAGTGCAGAGGCTCTTTCTAAAGAGCAGCTCATCCATCGCTTACACAGGCTGGAAAAGAGTGTTGCAAACTATAGAGGGAAATATTCTGAG CTGGTCACAGCCTACAGGAGTgtacagagagataaagagaaaacaCAG GTCATTCTTAGTCAGAGTCAAGATAAAGCACTACGAAGAATAGGAGAGCTCAGAGAG GAACTACAGATGGATCAGCAAGCCAAGAAACATCTGCAGGAGGAATTTGATGCTGCTTTAGAAGAAAAAGACCAGATGATAACTGTGTTGCAGACCCAA GTGGCTCTTATGAAAAAACGACTGAATGGTGTCCCAGGTGCTTTAGGAGAAGCACAGTCCACTGATGGAACAGAAATTAACACAAACCCACAAAACTCTGCTCAAGGGGATGGCACTGAACTAAATGAAG GGGACAGCAGTGAGCCAGGCAACACTGTAGACATGGAAGGGTTGCAGAAGCGAGTGCTTAGGCAGGAGACACTGCTTCAGCGCTGCAAGGAGCTGATCCGCACCAACAAAGAACGCAGCACTCAGCTCAGCAGCGAGAATGAGGCACTACAGCAGCAGCTCCAGGAGAGACTGCAGGAGCTGGAGAAGATGAAG GAGCTTCACACTACGGAGAAGACCAAGCTGATCACACAACTGCGCGATGCCAAGAACCTAATTGAGCAGCTGGAGCAGGACAAG GGAATGGTGATTGCTGAGACAAAGCGGCAGATGCATGAGACCTTGGAGATGAAAGAGGAAGAGATTGCTCAGCTGCGCTCCAGGATCCAGCAAGCTGTGGCCCAGAAAGAGGAAATTCAGGAGCAAAAGGAGAAAACAGAGAAAGCTG CATTTGAGGAGCTGGAGAGAGCATTGGGAGTGGCACAGCGAGCAGAGGAGGCACGGAGACAGCTGCAGGCTCAAATGGAGGAACAGGTGAAGCAGGTGGAGCGAGCGAGTGAAGAAGAGAGGAAGAGTCTGCAACAAGAGCTCAGCAGGGTCAAACAGGAGGTGGTGACCATCATGAAG AAATCGTCAGAAGACAGGATAGCAGAAATGGAACAGCTGCACTCAGAGGCTCTGGCTAGTAAAGACAAGGAAATTAGATCCCATATAAACCAGGCAGtg CAGTGTAGAGAAGAGTTGTTACAGGCAGCTCAGGAAAAGGAGCAACAGGCTTCTTTGGCTCTGGAGGAAGCAGAGTTGCAGAAGGCAGCCTTGCAGGCTGAGGGTGAAGCCAAAGCCAAGGATCTGATGCTAGAGCTGGAAAGTGCCAGGACT AGAATTCTTGAGCTGGAGAGTTCTTTGGTAACGTATACAAAGGAGGACTGCACACACTCAGATCAACTCTCAGCAGAGATTGAAGAAGAGAAGAAATTTAAAGCTGAGATAGCTGCTCTTGAACAGAAGCATCAGCAGGAGCTGGAAAGTATGAAGTCAGAATTGACAGCGGTTTTGAATCAGCAGCACTCCACTGCTGTTGAAGAGCtaatgcagaaaaacaaaactgagatTGAAGCCAtcttgaaagaaaaagaatcaGAATTTCATGCCCACGTTGAAGACATAAACCAGAAGACACAGGAAAAACTGGATGTTAAACAGACTGAGATTGACACCCTGACTTTGGAGCTTCATGAATTACAGAGCATTAAGCAACAGCTAGAGGAGAAACTTCTAGCAATTGAGGCTGATAACAGTTCAGCTAGACAGGAGTTTGAGGTGAAACTGAAGGAGGAACATTTAACGCATCAGGCTGAGGCTGAAGCCTTAATCCATCACTGTGAGGAATTAGGTGGAGTGGAAAACAATCTGAAGGAAGACCTAAATCAACTAAGGCTGATGCtggaagagaaaaataaagaactTGAAGGACATGTCCTAAGGGAAAAGGGGCTAGAACAATATGCCAGAAAGGCTCAAGGGGATGCTGAGGCACATTTAAAGGAAATGGAACAATTAAGGCATAGTGCACAGTGTGAAAAAGATTCTCTTGTGGAGGCTAGGACTTGTCTCAACATACTGACTGAGGAATTGGAGCAGTCAAAGAATCAACTGAAAGAACTAGAGAAGCTTCTTGAAGCAAGTCATAATGACTGTCAGCAGAAAGCAGATTGTCTTCATCAGAAGAATGCAGAAAATGAAGACCTACAGCAGAAGTTGCAGAAAGCCACCAATGACCTGTCTGAAAAAGAGATGTTACATGAGGAAACATGTAAAGCAATGCAGGAGGagttaaataatttaaagacTCAATTGAAACAGGAAAGGTGTTCTTACCAGACAAGAATGGATCATCTAAAAATAGAAATGGATGGCAAGTTGAAATCTCAGGAGACCAAGATGGAAAAGATTAAACACAAAACCAAAGAAATGCAGGAAAAGTTTAAGAAAAAGCTTCATGACCAGGAAGAAAAAGCCAAAGCAGAGCTAGCCCAGAAGGTTGAAGAACTTTTGCAGAAAGATGAACAAGTAAAAGAAAAGATCCGTGAAATGTCCCAGGCAAGCTATGACAGTCTTAGCAGTGCTTTGTCTGATTTGGAGACAAATCATAAAATGCAGTTAAATAAGCTTCAAGAAGCCCAGAAACATGAGCAGGAGATACTTCAGAGTGTTTGGCAGGAAAGGCTATGCCAGCAAGAAGAGGAGATGCAGGAGAAACATACGTTTACTTTACAAGAGAAAGTGCAGGAGGTGGACTGCCTCTCTCAACAGCTTTTATGCAGCATAGAGGAGAAAACCCAAGTGGAACAGGAAGTGAACAACTTAAGGGAAGAACTAGCAATGAGGGAAACCACTGTACAGAAACTTCAAGCAGAGCTCATGGAAGCTGCTGTCAAGTTAGAAAATCTGTCAGAAGGAGAGGATATGCTAAAAAAGCAGGTAGAGACTATAGAGAAAAATCTGAACCAAGCATTGAATGAAAAGAATCTCTTTCAGGACCAGCTCAGTAAAGCTGAAGAGATGAGTAAAGAAAGACTACAAGCCTTGTCTGAAGAACTAGAAGATGAACGCAAGAAGCTTAAAGTACTTGAAGCTTCAAGGTGTAAGGAAGGAGAGGACATGCAGATGGCCTTTGAAGAGAAAGCTGCTGAGCTTCAAACTAGGGAAAAATCATTCCAGTCACAAATCTATGCTATTAGTAAGAAGCTTGAGCAGCAATGTCAAGGTGCACAGGCATTATTAAATGGTTTTTCAGATGATCTATGCCGTAAAGTGGAGGCAAAAGTCAATGACTTACAAAATAGGGTTATCCATAATCAAAAGCAAGTGTCTCATCTTAAAAATCTCATTTTGGCCAAgaatgacaaaataaataatttagagAAGGAGCTTCTGCAAGCTATAAAGGAGAgccaaaatatgcagagctcTCTTGATCGGGCAGTTCTTCAGCTAAATGTAAATTCAGAAAATCTTAAAGCCTTACAAGTTGAGAAGGAGTCTTTGCAAAAAGATGCTACCAATTACTCCCAAGTACTTTCTGAGAAAGTTGTTTGTATAGAGAAACTtgatgaagaaaacaaaaacatatcagATAAAGTTGAAGCAAATATTTTGCATATCAGTAATCTGGAGGGTATCATAGATGACCTGAAGACCCAGTTAGCAAGAAGCATAACTGAAAAGGAGGAAGCCATATCTCTGCTGAATCAGCAGCATAATGAGGAGAAGCAAAGTCTAAAATGCCAAATGGAGGCGGCTTTGGAaaaggcagaaaaagaaaagagcttGGCTCTTGAGCAAGTGGACACACTCAGGAACAGGATATCTGAGCTAAAAAAGAAAGTAGAGTCCAAGATCACTCAGAACCAGAGCATGGTCAAATCTCTCCAAGGTAAGATAGAGGACTTGGAGAGACAGGTAGCAGAAAGGGATGAGCAGCTTCAAAGTCTCACTGCAAGCATTGACAATCAGTCCATCAGTAAGTCAGAGATGGACCAGGTGCTGAGTGAGAAAGAGCAGAAGGTAAGTGCCTTGACTTTAGAGTTGGACGACTGCACGAAGAGGATTAGTGAATTAGAGGAGCTGCTTGAAATACAGACAAAAGAAAAGGAGCAGCTCGCAGCAGAGTTGCAGCAGCATAAGAGCATGTGGGAGAGTCAAAAATCCGAGCTAATCCTACAGCTCCACCAAGCCCAGGAACAATGTTCTGAAAGAAATGACCTTTCACAGAAAACTGAGGAAAAGCTTCATTCTTTGGAGAAGGAGTTCCACAACACCAAACAGCAATTGGAAATTCAGCAAGGAGGTTTTGACAGGGAGAAGGCAGTGATCCTAAAAGCAAAAGACGAGGCTTTGAAGGCAGCCGAGGAGAGTGCAGGTAAAGCAGCTGAACTGAAAAAGAAAGCAGAGCAAAAAATTGGTTTGATTCGGAAACAGTTGACCTCGCAGATTGAGGAGAAAGAGCAGGTTGTTAAGAATCTACAGGTTCAACTAGAAGATATCAGACAGAGGCTAAGTGACAGGGAAAAGCAGATGATTAGTTTGGAAGAGAATGGGAAAATCATGCGCGAGGCCATGAACAACTTAAAAGATGAGCACACAAAACACCTGGAAGAAGTTCGACAGGATAAGGAAATACAACGAGAGAACTCTTTGCAGATTTTGAAGGACATGTATGAGGAGAAGTTGGCAACTTTTCATAAAGAGCTCTCTTTCAAAGATGAGTTGGCTGCAAAAGGTAAAGACAGAGAAGAGGAGGCTCATTCAAGACTCAGGGAGTTACAGACCAGACTTACTGACTCTGAAGAACAAACTACCATCCAGCAATCTGAGATCAAGAGGCTTCATGAAGAACTGTTGAAGCAGACTGCTTTGGTTCAAGAGCTTCAGTCAACTTGCTTTACACTTCAGGGCCAGATTAAGGAGAAAGTGATTAACGTCTTACAAGGGGAAGAGTGTTCTGTGGTACAGACTAAAACTTTTGTAGAAATGGAACTTTTGAGAACTCTTGCAACAGAAGAAAATGATGTAAATTTGAAACCAGAGGAATGGAACACTGTAAAGGATCTCTTAGTTAAAGAATATGAGCTTAAGCTTCAGGAGCTCTGTAGGAAACTGGAGGAGAAAGAGGATCAGCTTGAAGcccagaaaaaaatacaaaagggaCTGGATGAAGCAGCTGTTGATTCACCCACTGATGGATCCAAGGGTTCAGAGAATGATCTACAGAGAAAATTGAATGAAACAGAACTGGAGAAGCAGAAGATTCAAAGAGATTATGCTCAGCTACAGAAAGATCTTCGTTCACTGAGGAAGGAGCATGAAACGGAACTAGAATACCTGAAGAAGGAAATTCAAGAGGAGAATGACAAGAATCTGAA GCTCGAAATGGAAGATatggaaattaaacaaaactCTGCTCTTAAGCAGTTGATGAGGGAATTCAACACCCAGATGgccctgaaagagagagaacttgACACTTCAATAAAGGAGACTGTTG AAAAAGCCCAGAGTGTGGAAGCCCAGCTAATGGACAGCCATAGAGAGGAGGTCAGTCGTCTCCAAAAGATGATTTCCCAGAAAGAAGAAGATCTAAACAGAACTGTCCAGCGTTACGAGCAAGTCATTCAG AATCGGGAAGAGGAGATGGGTTCTCGTGTGTGGGAAGTACAGAAAGAACTAGAGGAATTGCAGCAGAGGAGTCTCAGTGGTCCACAG GGTATTGAGGAACTTCAG GTCCAACTTGCCGAAAAGACCACTTTGCTGAGTGAAGCCAAACTGAAAGAGCAGGAGTACCAAGATAGG ATTCATACTCTAGAAGACAAAATACAAAGTGGTTATAAAAACTCAGTGGTGACTCACCTAGGAAGCACATACAGAG